The following proteins are encoded in a genomic region of Natrarchaeobius halalkaliphilus:
- a CDS encoding FAD-dependent oxidoreductase: MSDVIVVGGGPAGLSAALFTAKNGLETVVFDGDETWIHKAHLFNYPGIRSISGDEFLKLTRGQVGDRGADVRVGEPVTEIEVDTADDPDTEATDADRFRVETDDDVSTGEYLVLATGADRSIAENLECAFDDDGTVDVDLNMETSVENLYATGAMVRAEKWQAVIAAGDGAAAALDILSTERGDHFHDFDTPDDVPSLE, from the coding sequence ATGTCGGACGTTATCGTCGTCGGCGGCGGCCCCGCCGGATTGAGCGCAGCACTGTTCACCGCGAAAAACGGCCTCGAGACCGTCGTGTTCGATGGCGACGAGACGTGGATACACAAGGCACACCTGTTCAATTACCCGGGCATTCGAAGCATCAGTGGCGACGAGTTTCTGAAACTGACGCGCGGCCAGGTCGGTGATCGCGGCGCTGACGTGCGAGTCGGGGAACCGGTCACCGAAATCGAGGTGGATACGGCCGACGACCCCGATACCGAGGCGACGGACGCCGATCGGTTCCGGGTCGAAACGGATGACGACGTCTCCACCGGCGAGTACCTCGTCCTCGCGACCGGAGCGGATCGGTCGATCGCAGAGAATCTCGAGTGTGCCTTCGACGACGACGGCACCGTCGACGTCGATCTGAACATGGAAACGAGCGTCGAGAACCTGTATGCGACCGGCGCGATGGTTCGAGCGGAGAAGTGGCAGGCCGTGATCGCCGCTGGCGACGGGGCGGCGGCCGCACTGGACATTCTGAGCACGGAACGGGGAGACCATTTCCACGACTTCGATACGCCCGACGACGTCCCGTCGCTCGAGTAG
- a CDS encoding YbjQ family protein codes for MRITNTETVPDREIVETLGIARGNTVEARNVGRDITQGIRNVFGGELKAYSDLLTKARDEAISRMEADAEEMGADAVVNVRLETSQITDGGSEVMAYGTAVRLR; via the coding sequence ATGCGCATTACGAACACCGAAACCGTCCCCGACAGAGAGATCGTCGAAACGCTCGGAATCGCCCGCGGAAACACCGTCGAGGCCAGAAACGTCGGTCGAGATATCACACAGGGAATTCGAAACGTCTTCGGCGGCGAACTCAAAGCCTACTCCGACCTCCTTACCAAGGCCCGCGACGAGGCCATCTCGAGAATGGAAGCGGACGCCGAAGAGATGGGTGCCGATGCGGTCGTCAACGTTCGCCTCGAGACCTCCCAGATCACCGACGGCGGCTCCGAAGTGATGGCCTACGGGACCGCCGTTCGACTCCGGTAG
- a CDS encoding acyl-CoA mutase large subunit family protein — translation MFDDDDLAEIQAGHEEWHERAAEPVIDRFGERKETFTTDTGGQEVDRLYTPADVSDLDYRDDLGYPGQPPYTRGVYSTGYRGRLWTMRQYAGFSTPGDTNERYHYLLDQGQTGLSMAFDLPTQMGYDSDDEMAAGEIGKAGVAIDSLADMETVFDGIPLDEVSTSMTINAPASVLLAMYIAVGDQQGVDRAELRGTIQNDLLKEYIARNTYIYPPEPSMRIITDIFEFCAAETPKFNTISISGYHIREAGSTAAQELAFTLGNGIEYVEAALGTGLDVDEFAPQLSFFFNGHNNIFEEVAKFRAARRMWHDIMDDRFEAENPKSKQLKFHTQTAGSMLTAQQIENNVVRVAYQALAAVLGGTQSLHTNGKDEALALPTEQSVRTALRTQQILAHESGAADTVDPLAGSYYVESLTDEVEADAYDILEDVDERGGMLEAVDQQWVQRQIQDTAFDRQKEIEDNERIIVGVNEFEIDEEPEMDVQEVTEDDQQRQIDRLESVRDDRDDEAVDATLEALRETARSDENLMPAIVEAVKAYATVGEICNVLRDEFGEYQAGGAV, via the coding sequence ATGTTCGATGACGACGACCTCGCGGAGATCCAGGCAGGCCACGAGGAGTGGCACGAGCGGGCGGCCGAGCCAGTGATCGACCGGTTCGGTGAGAGAAAGGAGACGTTCACGACGGATACGGGCGGCCAAGAGGTCGACCGTCTGTACACGCCGGCTGACGTCTCGGATCTCGACTATCGCGACGATCTGGGCTATCCGGGCCAACCGCCGTACACCCGTGGCGTCTACTCGACGGGGTACCGTGGTCGGCTGTGGACGATGCGACAGTACGCCGGCTTCTCGACGCCCGGCGATACGAACGAGCGCTATCACTATCTGCTCGATCAGGGCCAGACCGGTCTCTCGATGGCGTTCGATCTGCCGACGCAGATGGGGTACGATTCGGACGACGAAATGGCCGCCGGCGAGATCGGGAAAGCCGGCGTCGCGATCGACTCGCTCGCGGACATGGAGACCGTCTTTGACGGGATTCCGCTTGACGAGGTATCGACATCGATGACGATCAACGCACCGGCATCGGTGTTGCTGGCGATGTACATCGCCGTGGGTGACCAGCAGGGCGTCGACAGAGCCGAACTTCGAGGAACGATACAGAACGACCTACTTAAAGAGTACATCGCACGCAACACCTACATCTATCCCCCGGAGCCGTCGATGCGGATCATCACGGATATCTTCGAGTTCTGTGCCGCGGAGACGCCGAAGTTCAACACGATCTCGATCTCCGGCTACCACATCCGCGAGGCAGGATCGACCGCCGCACAGGAACTCGCCTTTACGCTCGGCAACGGCATCGAGTACGTCGAGGCGGCTCTCGGTACCGGACTCGACGTCGACGAGTTCGCGCCACAGCTCTCCTTTTTTTTCAACGGCCACAACAATATCTTCGAGGAGGTCGCGAAGTTCCGCGCCGCGAGACGGATGTGGCACGATATCATGGATGACCGCTTCGAGGCCGAAAACCCGAAATCCAAACAGCTGAAGTTCCACACCCAGACCGCCGGCTCGATGCTCACCGCCCAGCAGATCGAGAACAACGTGGTTCGAGTGGCTTATCAGGCCCTCGCCGCGGTGCTCGGCGGAACGCAGTCGCTACACACCAACGGCAAGGACGAAGCGCTCGCGCTTCCGACCGAACAATCCGTTCGGACGGCCCTTCGAACCCAGCAGATTCTGGCCCACGAGTCCGGCGCGGCGGATACGGTCGACCCGCTCGCAGGGAGTTACTACGTCGAGTCGCTGACCGACGAGGTCGAGGCCGACGCCTACGATATTCTCGAGGACGTCGACGAACGCGGCGGCATGCTCGAGGCCGTCGACCAACAGTGGGTCCAGCGCCAGATCCAGGATACGGCGTTCGACCGTCAGAAAGAAATCGAAGATAACGAGCGAATCATCGTCGGCGTCAACGAGTTTGAAATCGACGAGGAGCCGGAGATGGACGTCCAGGAGGTCACCGAGGACGACCAGCAACGACAGATCGATCGTCTCGAGTCCGTACGGGACGACCGCGACGACGAGGCCGTCGACGCGACGCTTGAGGCCCTGCGCGAGACGGCCCGCAGCGACGAGAACCTCATGCCGGCCATCGTCGAGGCGGTCAAAGCCTACGCGACGGTGGGCGAGATATGTAACGTTCTTCGCGACGAGTTCGGAGAGTACCAGGCCGGGGGCGCAGTCTAA
- a CDS encoding phosphohydrolase — protein sequence MPEVTISDRLYEKLEEQSDDAVEDALWELMYHSHRDY from the coding sequence ATGCCCGAAGTCACGATCTCGGATCGCCTGTACGAGAAGCTCGAGGAACAGTCCGACGACGCGGTCGAGGACGCGCTGTGGGAGCTGATGTACCACTCCCACCGGGATTACTAG
- a CDS encoding thioredoxin domain-containing protein, with the protein MTDPTRRNRLGEEQSPYLRQHADNPVNWQPWDEEALEAARERDVPIFLSIGYSACHWCHVMESESFADETVAETLNEEFVPIKVDREERPDVDSIYMTVCQLVTGRGGWPLSAWLTPDGRPFYVGTYFPREAKRGQPGFLEVLENVRRSWENDREEVENRADQWTDAARDRLEETPDSVVGAEPPSSDVTETAADAALRSADRRHGGFGSEGPKFPQPTRLRILARAADRTGRDEYRKVLEETLDAMAAGGLYDHVGGGFHRYCVDRDWTVPHFEKMLYDNAEIPRAFLAGYQLTGDERYAEVVDETLAFVARELTHDDGGFFSTLDAQSPDPSDGEDEEGAFYVWTPEEVRTVLEDETDADLFCARYDVTESGNFEGATQPNRAVSVPELADRFELEESEVRDRLDSARARLFDARETRPRPNRDEKVLAGWNGLMIATCAEAALVLGDDEYAAMAVDALDFVRDRLWDADDDRLSRRYKDGDVAVAGYLEDYAFLARGALACYEATGSVDHLAFALELARVIEAEFWDDERGTLYFTPESGESLVTRPQELTDQSTPAAAGVALSVLLALEGFSDDGFEEIATTVLETHANRIEANALQHTSLCLAAGRLESGTLEITVAASDLPAEWRERVAENYYPDRLFALRPATDDGLEAWLDRLGLEDAPPIWAGRRARDGEPTLYVCRNRTCSPPTQDVEEAIEWLGADDRSDSQAPI; encoded by the coding sequence GTGACCGACCCGACCCGACGTAACCGTCTCGGTGAGGAACAGAGCCCCTATCTGCGCCAGCACGCGGACAATCCCGTCAACTGGCAACCCTGGGACGAAGAGGCGCTCGAGGCCGCCCGAGAGCGTGACGTGCCGATATTTCTCTCGATCGGCTACTCGGCGTGTCACTGGTGTCACGTCATGGAGTCGGAGAGTTTCGCGGACGAGACGGTGGCCGAGACGTTGAACGAAGAGTTCGTGCCGATCAAAGTCGACCGCGAGGAGCGCCCGGACGTCGACAGCATCTACATGACCGTCTGCCAGCTCGTCACCGGGCGCGGCGGCTGGCCGCTCTCCGCCTGGCTCACCCCCGACGGCCGTCCCTTCTACGTCGGAACGTACTTCCCCAGGGAAGCGAAACGCGGTCAGCCCGGCTTTCTCGAGGTTCTCGAAAACGTCAGGCGCTCCTGGGAGAACGACCGCGAAGAAGTCGAGAACCGCGCGGATCAGTGGACCGACGCCGCCAGGGACCGACTCGAGGAGACGCCGGACTCCGTCGTCGGAGCGGAGCCCCCCTCGAGCGACGTCACGGAGACGGCGGCGGACGCGGCCCTGCGAAGCGCCGACCGACGCCACGGCGGCTTCGGCTCCGAGGGTCCCAAGTTCCCCCAACCCACCCGCCTGCGGATTCTCGCTCGAGCCGCCGATCGAACCGGGCGTGATGAGTACCGGAAGGTGCTAGAGGAGACCCTCGACGCGATGGCGGCGGGCGGCCTGTACGATCACGTCGGCGGCGGCTTCCATCGCTACTGCGTCGATCGAGACTGGACGGTTCCTCACTTCGAGAAGATGCTCTACGACAACGCCGAGATTCCGCGGGCGTTCCTTGCGGGCTATCAGCTGACGGGCGACGAGCGCTACGCCGAGGTCGTCGACGAGACCCTCGCGTTCGTCGCGCGGGAACTCACTCACGACGACGGCGGCTTCTTCAGCACGCTCGACGCACAGAGTCCCGATCCATCCGACGGCGAGGACGAAGAGGGCGCGTTCTACGTCTGGACGCCCGAGGAAGTGCGGACCGTCCTCGAGGACGAGACCGACGCCGATCTCTTCTGTGCGCGTTACGACGTTACCGAATCGGGCAACTTCGAGGGGGCGACTCAGCCAAATCGCGCGGTCAGCGTGCCGGAGCTTGCAGACCGCTTCGAACTCGAGGAATCCGAGGTGCGCGACCGGCTCGACTCGGCCCGAGCACGGCTGTTCGACGCCCGCGAGACGCGCCCCCGACCGAATCGCGACGAGAAGGTTCTCGCCGGCTGGAACGGGTTGATGATCGCGACGTGCGCCGAAGCCGCGCTCGTCCTCGGAGACGACGAGTACGCGGCGATGGCCGTCGACGCCCTCGATTTCGTCCGCGATCGCCTCTGGGACGCCGACGACGACCGGCTGTCGCGGCGGTACAAAGACGGCGACGTGGCCGTAGCCGGCTACCTCGAGGATTACGCGTTCCTCGCTCGCGGCGCGCTCGCGTGCTACGAGGCGACCGGCAGCGTCGACCACCTCGCGTTCGCACTCGAGTTAGCCCGGGTCATCGAAGCGGAGTTCTGGGACGACGAACGCGGAACGCTGTATTTCACTCCCGAGAGCGGCGAGTCGCTCGTCACGAGACCCCAGGAACTCACCGATCAGTCGACGCCAGCTGCGGCCGGCGTTGCACTCTCCGTCCTGTTGGCCCTCGAAGGGTTTTCCGACGACGGATTCGAAGAGATCGCGACGACGGTTCTCGAGACGCACGCGAACCGCATCGAGGCCAACGCGCTTCAGCACACCTCGCTCTGTCTCGCGGCCGGCCGCCTCGAGTCGGGCACACTCGAGATCACCGTCGCCGCGTCCGACCTCCCGGCGGAGTGGCGCGAGCGCGTCGCGGAGAACTACTACCCTGACCGTCTGTTCGCGCTCCGGCCAGCGACCGACGACGGACTCGAAGCGTGGCTCGACCGCCTCGGACTCGAGGACGCCCCGCCGATCTGGGCCGGACGCAGAGCGCGCGACGGGGAGCCAACGCTCTACGTCTGTCGGAACCGGACCTGCTCGCCCCCGACGCAGGACGTCGAGGAGGCCATAGAGTGGCTCGGTGCTGACGATCGGTCGGACTCTCAGGCACCGATCTGA
- a CDS encoding GNAT family N-acetyltransferase, with product MYVRDAKNREEVWLLDHIEAMGLDDTAFRSRDYVVAIDEESGEKGGFGRIRTHKVDGSSTDGDADRASANGDDVCELTSIGVLEGWRDQGIGAHVIERLVDYASDQGFETVYTLTGSGSYLAQFGFERIDESQLPAPLRGRLEAKRDGVDPDAVPLAIDVDAFRMPERLREAFKQAPTGRDDVSSDEPPEDFGIDPDTATYKYDTGR from the coding sequence ATGTACGTGCGGGACGCGAAAAACAGAGAGGAGGTCTGGCTACTCGACCACATCGAGGCGATGGGGCTCGACGACACGGCGTTCCGCTCGCGCGATTACGTCGTCGCGATCGACGAAGAATCCGGCGAAAAGGGCGGGTTCGGTCGGATTCGGACCCACAAAGTCGACGGTTCGTCGACCGACGGCGACGCGGACCGCGCCAGCGCGAACGGGGACGACGTCTGTGAGCTGACCAGTATCGGCGTTCTCGAGGGGTGGCGCGACCAGGGTATCGGCGCACACGTCATCGAACGGCTCGTCGACTACGCCAGCGATCAGGGGTTCGAAACCGTCTACACGCTCACCGGATCGGGGAGCTATCTCGCACAGTTCGGCTTCGAACGTATCGACGAGTCGCAGCTCCCGGCACCGCTTCGGGGGCGACTCGAGGCGAAACGCGACGGCGTCGATCCGGACGCGGTTCCGCTCGCGATCGACGTCGACGCGTTTCGGATGCCCGAGCGACTTCGGGAGGCGTTCAAGCAGGCCCCAACGGGCCGCGACGACGTCTCGAGCGACGAACCTCCCGAGGACTTCGGAATCGACCCCGATACGGCGACGTACAAGTACGATACGGGTCGATGA
- the dnaJ gene encoding molecular chaperone DnaJ — MSEDFYDVLGVGPDASAEEIKQAYREKATEYHPDVSDDPNAEEKFKKIQKAKKVLTDEDKRSAYDRMGHDRYEQAEKHGYDASGGGMGGDPFGGMGGGGMGGGGMGGGLGDIFEQVFGGGGGRGRRRPRSGRDLRTNIEIDLEEAFEGAEKQFTVERPERCDACDGEGHPPSADAETCPECQGRGQVTQVQQTPLGRVQQTTTCSRCEGDGTLYSETCSECRGEGYVRNEATLTVEVPPGIQDGQTLRMEREGAPSPEGGANGDLLIDIIVRDHEQFERDGDDLRYRLPISFPQATFGDTVSVPTLDGTVEFDVPTGTQSGEIFRLEGKGMPRLRGRGQGDLFVKVQIVTPKTLNEEQREALEAFAEAGGDEIEVAEGFFEKIKRAF; from the coding sequence ATGAGCGAGGATTTCTACGACGTTCTCGGCGTGGGCCCCGACGCCTCGGCCGAGGAGATAAAACAGGCCTATCGTGAGAAGGCGACGGAGTATCACCCCGACGTCAGCGACGATCCGAACGCCGAAGAGAAGTTCAAAAAGATCCAGAAGGCAAAGAAAGTCCTGACCGACGAGGACAAGCGAAGCGCCTACGACCGGATGGGACACGACCGCTACGAACAGGCCGAAAAACACGGATACGACGCGAGCGGGGGCGGCATGGGCGGTGATCCGTTCGGTGGAATGGGCGGCGGCGGAATGGGCGGCGGCGGAATGGGTGGCGGCCTGGGTGACATCTTCGAGCAGGTCTTCGGCGGCGGTGGCGGCCGCGGACGCCGTCGACCGCGATCGGGGCGCGACCTTCGGACGAACATCGAGATCGATCTCGAGGAGGCGTTCGAGGGTGCAGAAAAGCAGTTCACGGTCGAACGCCCGGAGCGCTGTGACGCCTGTGACGGCGAGGGCCATCCGCCGAGTGCCGACGCCGAAACCTGTCCGGAGTGTCAGGGTCGCGGCCAGGTAACGCAGGTCCAGCAGACGCCGCTGGGGCGCGTCCAACAGACGACGACCTGCTCGCGGTGTGAGGGGGACGGAACGCTGTACTCCGAGACGTGTAGCGAGTGTCGCGGCGAGGGCTACGTTCGAAACGAAGCCACCCTGACCGTCGAGGTTCCGCCGGGCATTCAGGACGGCCAGACCCTTCGGATGGAACGAGAGGGTGCACCGAGTCCGGAGGGCGGGGCAAACGGAGACCTCCTGATCGATATCATCGTCCGCGACCACGAGCAGTTCGAACGCGACGGCGACGACCTTCGCTACCGGCTCCCGATCTCGTTCCCACAGGCCACGTTCGGTGACACCGTCTCCGTACCCACGCTCGACGGCACGGTCGAGTTCGACGTCCCCACGGGAACCCAGAGCGGGGAGATCTTCCGTCTCGAGGGCAAAGGAATGCCCCGCCTGCGCGGTCGCGGCCAGGGCGACCTCTTCGTCAAGGTACAGATCGTCACGCCGAAGACGCTCAACGAAGAACAGCGCGAGGCACTCGAGGCGTTTGCCGAAGCCGGCGGCGACGAGATCGAGGTGGCCGAAGGCTTCTTCGAGAAGATCAAACGGGCGTTCTGA